The genomic window aaaaatacctcagcatgacccgaggctcaactaacctctgtattatgagttgattttttgaaaaaagcagaaatttaaaaagtacctcagcgtgacccgaggctcaactcacctctgtattatgagttgattttttgaaaaatgcagaaatttgaaaaaatacctcagcgtgacccgagggacccgaggctcaactcacctctgtattatgagttgattttttgaaaaaatagaaattaaaaaaataccttagcgtgacccgaggctcaactcacctctgtattatgagtttatttgaaaaaaaaagacataaattaaaaatacctcagcgtgacctgaggctcaactcacctctgtattatgagttgactttttgaaaaaaagcagaaattttaaaaaatacctcagcgtgacccgaggctcaactcacctctgtattatgagttgattttttgaaaaaagcagaaattaaaaaaaatacctcagcgtgacccgaggctcaactcacctctgtattatgagttgattttttgaaaaaacagaaattaaattaaaaaaaatacctcagcgtgacccgaggctcaactcacctctgtattatgagttgattttttgaaaaaacagaattttaaaaatatttcttgaaAGAAACAGGGTTTCAAAAACATCTAGTGGAACTAAAAGCCTTCTTCTTCATTAATTCTGTGCAGCTTTCTCCCAGCATTCCTTGCTCTACTGgtatacctgtatatgtcatgtatgatgttattatgatatgcacatgtttgtcttaaatgctttttTGTCTAAATGATCATGTCATGCACCCTGGGCTATTTATCACATGCCCCACTTTTGATTTTCGTGAGGATCCGCATTCATTTCCTCAATTCTTGACTTTCTCTCAGGTTTTGTGCCCATTTCCAAGTTTGTTGAGTGATCCACATTTCCTCGTATATCACCCTCTTGCCCCCTCGttgaactttgttcttgcttcaGGGTTCTTGTATTTATCAAATTCTCATCCAGATAATGCTCAACAttccttttgtttagagtatgtcatcttactatttatcatttaaatgaatcaaaCACGAGATGCATGAAAAATGGTAAAGTAGGCATGAAAGAAATACCTcacatttaattatttcaaaagcAACAAAGAAAATTAACAAGGAATAGTTCAATAAAGAAAGCATCACAAAGAAAGGAAAGTGAATCCTAAAGGCTACAAATGCTTTAGATATCCAACGCATGAACTTCTCCATGTTTCTTCGTCCTGGATCTTTTTCGAGCACGGTTTCTTGTGTAGAAGATTTCAAGCTTCTGAGAATGCTTCAAATATAGCGACTTCGTCATTCAACTCCCCGTCCAAATCACCTTGCTCCTTTAAGCTCGAATTTATTTCATTAGGAcaccctttcgggttttcatcctaaattttttgtttatcaagacgcccattttcgggttttcatcttgattttttttctttttttttattttttgttttgtctgttttttctgtttttttctttttgttttttgttttgtctgtttttttctgttttttcttttctttttctattttttttgtttttttaagcataatatttcttcacagtatctgagttcactggattaggtaattctttcccgtccatctcagtgagaatcagagCTCCTCATGAGAATGCctttttttacaacgtatggcccttcccaatttggcgaCTATTTCCCTCGAAAGTCTTTTTGTATCGGGAGGATCTTTTTTAGTACCAGTTCCCCTTCgcggaattctcttggccgtactcTTTTATCATGGGCtgtgatcattctcttctggttcATCTGTtcatgacaaattgccttcaaACGTTTCCCTTCAATAAGGTttagctgatcatatcgagctcgaacccactTTGATTCTTCTAAATTTGTCTCCATCAAGACGCGTAGGGATGTGATCTCTACTTCGATGGGCAGAACGGCCTCCATCCCGTAGACCAGAGAAAAAGGAGTTGCCCCCGTAAACGTCCGTACTGAGGTGCGATATGCGTATAAAgcgaatggtagcttctcgtgccaatctttatatgtctcagtcatcttcccaataatcctcttaatgttcttctTAGCCGCTTCTACTGCTCCGCTCATCTTCGGATGATAGGGTgaagaattatgatgctttatctgaaattgcccgcatacttctttcatcatcttgttgttcaaatttgaaggattatctgaaatgattctttcaggcataccatatcgacatatgatctccttttttaAGAACCTACAGACTGCAGCCTTCGTCACATTAGCAAACGaagtggcttctacccattttgtgaagtagtctataaccacaaagatgaattgaTGTCCATTGGAAGCTTTCGGGGAAATTGGCCccataacatccatgccccacatagaaaaaggccacggagaagtcatgacatgaaggggcgacgGAGCTGCATAAATtttatcgccataaatttgacatttgtggcacttTCGTGCGTAGCCAATGCAatcgctttccatcgtcagccaataataaccaagtctcataatctgcctggccatagtgaaaccactggcgtgcgttcCACAAATTCCTTCATGAACCTATTCAAGTAtctttctggcttcaacagcGTCCACGCACCTCaggagcacttgatcttttccccTTTTGTAAAGAATATCCCCGTCAAGAACAAATCCGATCGCCATTCtcctgattgttcttttgtcattctcgttTGCTTGCTCGGggtacctttgattcttgatatactccaagatatcatggaaccatggtcgtCTATCTGACTCCTCCTCAATACTAAAACAGTGTGCGGGGGTCTCATATATACTCATTTGGATGGACATTATCTCAGTTTCTCTGTTTGCCTTGAACATTGAAGCCAGGGTGGCCAgagcatcagccaattggttctcttctcgtggaaAGTAGTTAAAAGTCACTTCATAGAACTCTTTGACCAATTCTGCAACGAGATCGCGATATTTGACTAATTTCAAatccctcacttcccaatctccacggatttgatAGATGACCAATGCTGAGTCCCCGTGTACTTCTAAGATTTTGATTTTCCtctcgatagctgcacgaagccccatgatgcaagcttcatattcctctatattattggtacagaagaagttcaatTTGGCAGTGAGCGGGTAATGATCTCCTTCCGGCGACACCAAGATTACTTcgatcccatgccccaatgcattcGATGCGCCATCGAAGCTCATCTTCCATTATTTCTCCTTTgatgactcatcatgttgccctagtacgcaacccattgagttcTCAAACACGGTCAGGTACAATATTAAGGGTTTTCCAGGGGTTGGTGGTACTAGTACCGGAGGATTAGATagatactgttttatcttgtcaaaggcaacttggcactcctcgttccattctcccggattATGCTTTCGAAGGAGTCAAAAAATTGGATCACACtgattggtaagttgagcgatggatcgagcaatgtaatttaacCTTCCTagaaatcctctgacttccttttgtgtgcgcggggaaggtaattcttgtatagcttttatcttatctggatcaacttcgatacctctctCACTGACAATGAACCCTAACAGCTTTTCTGAGGTAGCCCCGAACGTACATTTGGCCGGGTTAACCTTCAACTGGAACGTTCTTAGCCTTTTGAAAAGCTTTTTGAGATTTCCAACAGGCTCATTTTCTTCccgagatttggcaatcatatcatcgacataaacttctatttctttatgcatcatatcatggaacaacgtcaccatggccctctgatatgttgccccaacattctttaatccgaacggcattaccttatagcaaaaggttccccacattgttatgaatgtagttttctccaTGTCCTCGGgagccatctttatctgattataacctGAGAAGctatccatgaaagaaaacagagAATGCTTTGCCGTATTATCCACTAAAGTGTCGATGTATGGTAAAGGAAAGTTATCCTTAAGGCTTGCTTGATTTAGATCacgataatccacacacattcgtaccttacCATCTTTCTTCGGCACTGTGactatattagctacccattctggatacttggagacttgtaggaagccagcatcaaattgtttCTTAACTTATTTTATCTTCAACAGCATTTCAGGTCTCATCCTTCTTAGCTTCTGTTGAACAAGTTTGTATTCTGGTTTCAGTGGGAGCTTATAGACCACAATATCCGTGTTCAACCCTGGCATATCCTGATAAGACCAGGCAAACACATCCTTGTACTCATGAAGAACCGTGATCAATTCCTGCCTGGTgttttctgaaatagaagtcccaatcttcacttcttgtttcatTTCTTCATTCCCCAAATTCACTacctcaacagattcttgatagggtaggatctgtttctcttcttgttctaccattctcagTAAGTCAGGAGATGAGACACAATCTTCAGCATCTTCCTCAGCTTTGAACTCTCCTAAACAAacaaccttctcaaaatcgatttcaggacttgTAACGGGATTGTTCATGCCATGGATATCTGAGCACTTGAAAGACGGATAGAAAAGACTGCTATAGGAGAGCATCAAAGTATTGGAATAAACAAACACAATGTTATGGAATGAGATATATGGAGAGAAAGGATATGAAGCGATGAGGGTAATTATGAAACTGATAGAAATGAAaagatcgtgacaaaatgcatcttcattaatgttcattgaaatgataaagaccaaacataagctcttacaaaaggaaCCTCACTATTTAGGGGCACACAAAACAAATGGAAAAGTAACATTGGGCATTACTTTGGAGAGGACTTagaaactacaagaaggtccacagcagtccaattgttcaaaacataTCCTGGAAGACAGGGGTGTATCATTGAAACATCCTCAATTGTATCACTCTCGTTGAGCTCAGCATCCATAGTTCTAGCTCTTAAACGCGTCCTGTAAGAGTGATGTGATTCCAGACTCGTGGTGTGGTAACTGTGGATTATGCGGTCTTAGCCTTTTTGAATGGTAAGGGTGAtatgtacatgcaatgaatgaatgaatgaatgaatgaatgaccAATGAATGTTAGCCATGCATGAGTATGGAAAAAAAATGGTGTTGATTTTAAGATAGTCTCATATTTTGGCGTTTCGTTTATCGAAAGAGTCCATTACAAGATATTTTGCCAATAAAGATGCCCCTAGTGCCTGAGTCTCATTGTTTCCAGATCCTAGTCAAATCTTCAGGGTTATTCTGACGATCATTCGAAGTCGCCTTCCTGGAAAGATTAGAGATATATCTTTCCATTAAACTGTCCCTTTTGCTTTTTGGGTCCTCAAAGACCAATCTCTAACTACGGCATCCTTCTCGGTtacttgtgtaattgactcctccatcagaaacccgtttttggaaaccaatctctaatcaacacatTCCCAATGAGAtacctatgatgcatgatgaaaaatgaaatgaaGAACGAATAACCTTGGTTAGTGATCACAACAGAAATAAAcagaggaaaaaaagaaaaataaagactatggaaaatttaacaaattaagctaTTCAATCATGTAATTTGGTGGAACAGACCCACATTTTTTTTGCCCTAACATGCTTTACAAGAAACCTACCCCACATACCATCGGACAATCTATCCAACCCAATTTATTAAACAGACTCAATTTACTTGCAAATAAgtgtaaatgtaaaagaaataaaaggtaagaggcgtttctcccgtgtacttattttggtgactattcaTCGGATAGAGATTCGGCATAGCTCTAATTGggtggctcgtacggttcactatatgtggtttcgGTTCTAGAGTGGTACTCGAATTGTCCATACTGTCACCTACTAAGGTTAGTATAGAGCCTCGGTTATCGCCCGTCAGGGCTCGCGagctcaattcgagggattacatttacttatgcctatgcagagggacaagttaactcacgaaagcataagtcatatgtaacccggaaGTAATTCACTAGCCTGTACGGAGGGACGatttaactcacgaaggcataacgtttacttccacttaaacggacggagctcGGGTAGAGATCTCATGTTATGCAAGAATGTAAGTGCatggtgtgtggggagaaacttgcaaacctttttatttttatttttactaaaaaaacaaactaaaagctgaaaaaaaaacacgaaaataaaacaggttagaaaaatattaatttcaaaacCGGATGCGGATGCAtgattcttcaaaaaaaataaaattcaagaatcacgattaaaaattaatttgaacaagaatttttgaaaatttgacaaCGCGCGTTTAACAtcagactcgactctcaaaaaggtccccagtggagtcgccagctgtagcgaacTAAAAATTTCGGGTACGGGTGCTAGTCgatgtaattttgtaaatttgaaaactgaatctcgatttta from Gossypium hirsutum isolate 1008001.06 chromosome D12, Gossypium_hirsutum_v2.1, whole genome shotgun sequence includes these protein-coding regions:
- the LOC107944037 gene encoding uncharacterized protein; this translates as MGLRAAIERKIKILEVHGDSALVIYQIRGDWEVRDLKLVKYRDLVAELVKEFYEVTFNYFPREENQLADALATLASMFKANRETEIMSIQMSIYETPAHCFSIEEESDRRPWFHDILEYIKNQRYPEQANENDKRTIRRMAIGFVLDGDILYKRGKDQVLLRCVDAVEARKILE